From one Pontibacillus sp. HMF3514 genomic stretch:
- the sspO gene encoding small acid-soluble spore protein O, translated as MGNKRKANHIRPGMNAAKGQGQGAGYNEETPQIPLTAEERQNNKKRKKNQ; from the coding sequence ATGGGTAACAAACGTAAAGCAAACCACATTAGACCTGGTATGAATGCAGCGAAAGGTCAAGGGCAAGGTGCCGGATACAACGAAGAAACTCCTCAGATCCCTTTAACAGCTGAAGAACGACAAAATAATAAGAAACGCAAAAAAAATCAATAA